In Quercus lobata isolate SW786 chromosome 12, ValleyOak3.0 Primary Assembly, whole genome shotgun sequence, a genomic segment contains:
- the LOC115970380 gene encoding uncharacterized protein LOC115970380: protein MLAQEDNEKNERVIYYLSMRFHDYETRYTSIEKSCFTLVWVVQKLRHIILPFQIWVVARMDPLKYLFEKPALSGRLSRWLILLVEFDLKYVARKTIKGSIVSNFCVKNPIEREDGKEDFSDEDILDVELGIWKMYFDGAVNQYGNGIGILLITLERSHIPLAIKLSFEVASNMAEYEACIVGMEALQPKSLGTQLWL, encoded by the coding sequence ATGCTTGCACAAGAAGATAATGAGAAGAATGAGAGGGTAATATATTACTTAAGCATGAGATTCCATGATTACGAGACTAGGTACACTTCCATAGAAAAGTCATGCTTCACACTTGTTTGGGTTGTACAGAAATTGAGGCATATCATTTTACCCTTCCAAATATGGGTGGTGGCAAGAATGGACCCATTGAAGTACCTCTTTGAGAAACCTGCTTTGAGTGGAAGATTGTCGAGATGGTTAATCTTATTGGTAGAATTCGATTTGAAGTATGTGGCTAGAAAAACTATCAAGGGAAGCATCGTGtcaaatttttgtgtcaagaaTCCTATAGAGAGGGAGGATGGTAAGGAGGATTTTTCAGATGAAGACATTTTGGATGTTGAATTAGGGATATGGAAAATGTACTTTGATGGAGCCGTAAACCAATATGGAAATGGGATAGGGATTCTCTTGATCACTCTCGAGAGATCTCACATACCTTTGGCAATCAAATTGAGCTTTGAAGTGGCTAGCAACATGGCTGAATATGAAGCTTGCATCGTCGGAATGGAAGCTCTTCAGCCGAAGTCTTTGGGGACTCAACTTTGGTTATAG